In Rhizobium sp. ZPR4, a genomic segment contains:
- a CDS encoding DUF982 domain-containing protein, whose amino-acid sequence MNTMPRFSPIHIVRSHSGETKSVGTADEVWKTLLDDWPSEEGDCFLSALLICIDVQRGERAPEEARVAFIAAAVEAGVPLLS is encoded by the coding sequence ATGAACACCATGCCGCGCTTCTCTCCAATTCACATCGTTCGCAGCCATTCCGGTGAAACGAAATCCGTAGGTACGGCCGATGAAGTCTGGAAGACGCTCCTCGATGACTGGCCGTCGGAGGAAGGCGATTGCTTTTTGTCGGCATTGCTCATCTGCATCGACGTCCAACGCGGCGAGCGGGCGCCCGAGGAGGCCCGCGTCGCCTTCATTGCCGCGGCGGTCGAAGCGGGCGTTCCCTTGCTGTCGTGA
- a CDS encoding site-specific integrase — MATLRLTSKSLIQPVKVAIADQRSLHIWDTELSGFGCYISPKGKISWLVQRWTGGRESGKATRQVIGKGDLIDLQEARKIARRVLLDIDSGIDVIERKREARKPKVQQATIIVSEAIEKFSDLSAPWNSGRTETYLLERQRRLSVGLAEHLSVPLSGIQKANIRVALDKKETQSTRQALYAALSPFLSWCLENDLIETNPLASISAVPPVASRERVLTKPEIKALWSASYRMPDRWGSFYRLLLLTVQRREEVSGMHSSEIDFDKVEWTIPKERTKNGKAHIVHLSSMVSAELAQAQGYIFPASKVRLRGEKTEAHISGYSKMKSKLDGYMKAELAKDGHEFKPWRVHDLRRTAASGLAEMGVLPEVIERILNHTSGAAGGLKAVYQRYEYMKERKEALEAWGGCVAELVGAKMKAVAQAS, encoded by the coding sequence ATGGCTACACTTCGCCTCACTTCTAAGTCGCTTATCCAACCCGTCAAAGTCGCTATCGCTGATCAAAGATCATTACATATTTGGGACACGGAACTGTCCGGCTTCGGCTGCTATATCTCCCCGAAAGGCAAGATTAGTTGGCTTGTTCAACGATGGACAGGTGGCAGGGAGAGCGGCAAGGCTACTCGGCAGGTCATCGGTAAGGGTGATCTGATTGATCTACAAGAAGCCCGTAAGATTGCGAGGCGTGTCCTCTTGGATATCGACAGCGGGATTGATGTCATAGAGAGGAAGCGTGAAGCTCGTAAGCCCAAGGTTCAGCAAGCTACGATTATCGTCTCTGAGGCTATCGAAAAATTCTCTGATCTTTCTGCCCCATGGAATTCAGGCAGGACGGAAACATACCTGTTAGAGCGACAGCGGAGATTATCGGTAGGGCTGGCTGAACATTTGTCGGTTCCCCTGTCTGGAATTCAAAAGGCTAATATCAGGGTGGCGCTCGATAAGAAGGAAACTCAGAGTACCAGACAAGCTTTGTATGCCGCTCTGTCGCCATTCCTGTCATGGTGCCTCGAAAACGATCTGATCGAAACAAATCCTTTGGCCTCGATATCGGCTGTTCCGCCTGTAGCATCTCGTGAGCGAGTCCTTACGAAACCAGAAATCAAAGCCCTATGGTCGGCTTCTTATCGTATGCCTGATCGTTGGGGTTCATTCTATCGGCTTCTCCTTTTGACCGTACAGCGTCGTGAAGAGGTGTCCGGGATGCACTCGTCTGAGATTGATTTCGATAAGGTAGAGTGGACAATCCCGAAGGAGCGAACAAAGAACGGCAAAGCCCATATAGTTCACCTATCATCAATGGTGTCGGCTGAGCTGGCTCAAGCTCAAGGGTATATATTCCCTGCTTCCAAGGTCAGATTAAGGGGCGAAAAGACAGAGGCTCATATCTCTGGGTATTCGAAAATGAAGTCCAAGTTAGACGGATACATGAAGGCAGAGCTTGCCAAAGACGGGCACGAATTCAAACCGTGGCGTGTTCATGATCTTCGAAGGACTGCGGCATCTGGACTGGCTGAAATGGGTGTCCTTCCCGAAGTGATCGAACGGATACTAAACCATACGTCGGGTGCGGCGGGTGGATTGAAAGCGGTCTACCAGCGATATGAATACATGAAGGAACGGAAAGAGGCGCTTGAGGCTTGGGGAGGATGTGTCGCTGAGTTGGTCGGGGCGAAGATGAAAGCAGTCGCGCAAGCCTCTTGA